A single genomic interval of Rhodopseudomonas palustris harbors:
- a CDS encoding radical SAM protein — MPTVSELKEGLWRELALKAELGINGVAISGEALDFVQPGIKAQEQVHCLFEMDFETHTVELPSHFYLPLGLSVPFRWNPKSGYRVDLLGDRTVLIDGSEVIAEIRFRERPAFYGAKTSDGIEMAQIGAHYADRHLFVVYSNECSYKDKGEDCLFCNINYTKDVYGDKGGVFWKNARQIGETAARAYNDGAIDHLTVSGGVIPERRELEYYLDVAEAIQQHTGLDDFNGTATIAAPLDLRNLDRFKEAGYRTTAMNIEIWDKGIYDAICPGKARGGGGWEHWVKALEYAVTVFGHGRVRSNIVAGIEPKRSTLAGLEYLASKGVVGTFAVWCPNPGSELEGHRCPEPGWYLDLAHKLVAIWKKNGITYQHVFDSNASSDTLQHDIYRIEDETLPIFGTAKQLEPAE, encoded by the coding sequence CAATCAGCGGCGAGGCGCTCGATTTCGTCCAGCCTGGTATCAAGGCCCAGGAGCAGGTGCATTGCCTGTTCGAGATGGATTTCGAAACCCACACGGTCGAGCTGCCGTCGCATTTCTATCTGCCGCTCGGGCTGAGCGTCCCGTTCCGCTGGAATCCGAAATCGGGCTATCGGGTCGATCTGCTCGGCGATCGGACGGTGCTGATCGATGGCAGTGAGGTGATCGCCGAGATCCGATTTCGTGAGCGTCCGGCCTTCTATGGCGCCAAGACGTCGGATGGGATCGAGATGGCGCAGATTGGTGCACACTACGCCGATCGGCACCTGTTCGTGGTCTATAGCAACGAGTGCTCGTACAAGGACAAGGGCGAAGATTGCCTGTTCTGCAACATCAATTACACCAAGGACGTGTACGGCGACAAAGGTGGGGTGTTCTGGAAGAACGCGAGGCAGATCGGCGAGACGGCGGCGCGCGCCTACAATGACGGTGCGATCGATCACCTGACGGTCAGCGGTGGCGTGATCCCGGAGCGCCGTGAGCTCGAATACTACCTCGACGTCGCGGAAGCCATTCAGCAGCACACCGGGCTCGACGACTTCAACGGCACCGCGACGATTGCTGCGCCGCTCGATCTGCGCAATCTCGATCGTTTCAAGGAGGCCGGCTATCGCACCACGGCCATGAACATCGAGATCTGGGACAAGGGGATCTATGACGCGATCTGCCCCGGCAAGGCGCGCGGCGGTGGCGGTTGGGAGCACTGGGTCAAGGCGCTCGAATATGCTGTCACCGTGTTCGGTCATGGCAGAGTGCGCTCCAACATCGTCGCCGGAATCGAGCCGAAGCGCAGTACGCTGGCCGGGCTGGAGTATCTGGCGTCCAAGGGTGTGGTCGGGACGTTCGCGGTTTGGTGTCCGAACCCCGGCTCGGAGCTCGAAGGCCACCGTTGTCCTGAGCCGGGCTGGTATCTCGACCTCGCGCACAAACTGGTCGCGATCTGGAAGAAGAACGGCATCACCTACCAGCACGTGTTCGACAGCAACGCTTCGTCCGACACATTGCAGCATGACATCTACCGGATCGAGGACGAGACGCTGCCGATTTTCGGCACGGCCAAGCAGCTCGAGCCCGCCGAGTGA
- a CDS encoding AAA family ATPase, with protein sequence MSTNKPKHIAIYGKGGIGKSTTTSNISAALAEAGHRVIQIGCDPKSDSTTILRGGEDLPTVLDSLRDSGRPTIADVSAIGFGGVLCIEAGGPVPGVGCAGRGINAAVDLLHELKLFEEFKPDYVLYDVLGDVVCGGFAVPIRNGIAESAFVVTSSDFMAIFAANNLFKAISKYAPSGGARLGGVIANSIQTPYASALIDDFASRTGTNVVGYVPRSLTVAQSELYGQTVIEAAPTSEQADVYRQLARHIAGDHPVSIPKPLNAPALKQWAKQWGDRVFGGAAERRLVEVV encoded by the coding sequence GTGAGCACCAATAAGCCCAAGCACATCGCCATCTATGGCAAGGGAGGCATCGGCAAGTCGACCACGACGTCGAACATCAGCGCGGCGCTGGCGGAGGCGGGGCATCGCGTGATCCAGATCGGCTGCGATCCGAAAAGCGACTCGACGACGATTCTGCGGGGTGGCGAGGATCTACCGACCGTACTGGACAGCCTGCGGGATAGTGGCCGGCCGACCATCGCGGACGTGTCAGCGATCGGGTTCGGCGGTGTGCTCTGCATCGAGGCCGGCGGGCCGGTGCCTGGAGTGGGCTGCGCGGGGCGCGGCATCAACGCCGCGGTCGATTTGCTGCATGAACTGAAACTGTTCGAGGAATTCAAGCCGGATTACGTGTTGTACGATGTGCTCGGCGATGTCGTGTGCGGCGGCTTCGCTGTGCCGATCCGCAATGGTATCGCCGAATCCGCCTTCGTCGTGACGTCGTCGGATTTCATGGCGATCTTCGCGGCCAACAATCTGTTCAAGGCGATCAGCAAATACGCGCCTTCAGGCGGCGCACGGCTTGGCGGCGTGATCGCCAACAGCATCCAGACGCCTTATGCGAGTGCGCTGATCGACGATTTCGCCTCGCGAACAGGAACGAACGTGGTGGGCTACGTGCCGCGCTCGCTGACGGTGGCGCAGAGCGAACTGTACGGCCAGACCGTGATCGAAGCGGCACCGACTTCAGAGCAGGCTGACGTGTACCGTCAGCTCGCGCGGCACATCGCAGGCGATCATCCGGTGTCTATCCCCAAGCCTCTCAACGCCCCAGCGTTGAAGCAATGGGCCAAACAATGGGGTGACCGTGTGTTCGGCGGCGCGGCGGAGCGTCGGCTCGTCGAGGTGGTGTGA
- a CDS encoding nitrogenase component 1 codes for MEKALQPPTRERRLNGVSAYLGDVASLIAELEAGPPASRIRTFSQVASDDVSIALRVLADVEGLGIVVHGARGCAGALVRSRPGRPWAVTNLDQRDTILGADGNLARTLRRLYQRHHPWGIVVVATPVVAINNDDIQAVAQELSDELGIPVVELRTDGFRSRIGATGYDIASAALASLVPPQHGRRRDLINLLAFERGPGLTAVAQQLAGLGLEVNLVPAGAGQEAFAKAAQAVLSVAVFQDESDVLRRELDRLHRVPFLHLRPPIGALGARRFVEAVAEATERPLPIRIDDRVSADLLEERRVVIALPPSQALAVVELVVQFGGRIAGISVDWIDSLHVEGLKALTNAATVALHVGAGQAFELVNWLGKIEPDLLIGTPAAAATAARARIAAVAIEGDDLLGAAGETKLATRIGRALAARQNGFTAGLGTSAYRAGWLKRSPDWHIKREVR; via the coding sequence GTGGAGAAGGCACTTCAGCCGCCGACCCGGGAGCGGAGGCTCAATGGCGTCAGTGCCTATTTGGGCGACGTCGCGTCCTTGATCGCTGAACTCGAAGCCGGGCCACCTGCGTCGCGGATTCGGACGTTCTCACAGGTTGCTAGCGACGATGTGTCGATCGCGTTGCGCGTTCTGGCAGACGTGGAAGGGCTGGGGATCGTCGTCCACGGTGCGCGGGGCTGCGCCGGCGCGCTGGTGCGCAGCCGCCCGGGCCGTCCATGGGCGGTCACCAACCTCGATCAGCGCGACACCATTCTCGGCGCTGACGGAAATCTCGCTCGGACGCTGCGTCGGCTGTATCAACGTCATCACCCCTGGGGAATTGTCGTGGTGGCAACGCCGGTCGTTGCGATCAATAACGACGACATCCAGGCGGTGGCTCAAGAGCTGAGTGATGAACTCGGCATCCCGGTGGTCGAGCTGCGGACGGATGGATTCCGTTCGCGGATCGGTGCCACCGGCTACGATATTGCGAGCGCGGCTCTGGCGTCCTTGGTGCCGCCGCAGCACGGCCGTCGGCGCGACCTGATCAACCTGCTGGCTTTTGAGCGGGGCCCTGGCCTCACGGCTGTGGCGCAACAGCTCGCCGGGCTTGGGCTCGAGGTCAATCTTGTGCCGGCCGGCGCCGGCCAGGAAGCGTTCGCCAAGGCGGCGCAGGCGGTCCTCAGCGTCGCGGTGTTTCAGGACGAGTCCGACGTTCTCCGCCGCGAACTCGACCGGCTGCACCGGGTGCCGTTCCTGCATCTGCGGCCGCCGATCGGCGCCTTGGGTGCGCGGCGGTTTGTCGAAGCCGTCGCCGAGGCGACCGAGCGACCGCTGCCGATCAGGATCGACGATCGCGTCAGCGCCGACCTGCTGGAGGAGCGCCGTGTGGTGATTGCGCTGCCGCCATCTCAGGCGTTGGCAGTCGTTGAGCTTGTGGTGCAGTTCGGCGGCCGGATTGCCGGGATCAGCGTCGACTGGATCGACAGCCTTCATGTCGAGGGGCTCAAGGCTCTGACCAATGCGGCGACCGTGGCCTTGCATGTCGGAGCAGGGCAGGCCTTCGAACTGGTGAACTGGCTCGGCAAGATCGAGCCGGACCTGCTGATCGGAACGCCGGCTGCCGCGGCGACAGCGGCCCGCGCCAGGATTGCCGCGGTCGCAATCGAAGGCGACGATTTGCTCGGGGCGGCCGGTGAGACAAAGCTTGCAACCCGCATCGGCCGGGCGCTGGCCGCACGGCAGAATGGCTTTACGGCCGGGCTCGGGACATCCGCGTATCGCGCAGGTTGGCTGAAGCGCAGCCCGGACTGGCACATCAAGCGTGAGGTGAGATGA